From the genome of Leguminivora glycinivorella isolate SPB_JAAS2020 chromosome Z, LegGlyc_1.1, whole genome shotgun sequence, one region includes:
- the LOC125240952 gene encoding glutamine synthetase 2 cytoplasmic-like, translated as MGDGKVEDNPKILSGPVLTNSPNAVLSKTLLNRYKDLPLPADKILATYIWIDGTGEHLRCKDRTLNFIPKVPKDLPVWNFDGSSTGQSDGHNSDTFLVPRALYKDPFRRGNHVLVMCDTFKYNMEPTETNHRVKCQEAADKCKDEEPWFGIEQEYILLDADLRPFGWPPGGCPPPQGPYYCGVGANKVFARDLVDSHYRCCLYAGLPISGTNAEVMPSQWEFQVGPSVGVSAADDLWVARYILHRLAEEYGVIVTFDPKPVQDWNGSGAHTNFSTKKMREENGIIEIEKAIDKLSKVHMKHIKVYDPRGGKDNERRLTGLHETASINDFSAGVASRGSSIRIPRQVAEEKKGYLEDRRPASNCDPYSVVDALMRTCILNE; from the exons ATGGGTGACGGCAAAGTAGAAG ATAACCCCAAAATACTTTCGGGGCCGGTGCTGACAAACTCGCCGAACGCGGTGCTCTCCAAGACCCTGCTGAACCGGTACAAGGACCTGCCGCTGCCGGCCGACAAGATCCTCGCCACCTACATCTGGATCGACGGCACGGGCGAGCACTTGCGGTGTAAGGACCGCACCTTGAACTTCATACCGAAAGTACCTAAAG ATTTGCCCGTTTGGAACTTCGATGGCAGCTCCACGGGGCAGTCGGACGGGCACAACTCCGACACATTCCTGGTGCCGCGCGCGCTCTACAAGGACCCCTTCCGCCGCGGCAACCACGTGCTCGTCATGTGCGACACCTTCAAGTACAACATGGAGCCCACGGAGACCAACCACCGCGTCAAGTGCCAGGAGGCCGCGGACAAATGCAAGGACGAGGAGCCCTGGTTCGGCATCGAGCAGGAGTACATCCTCCTCGACGCGGACCTCAGGCCCTTCGGCTGGCCCCCCGGCGGCTGCCCGCCGCCCCAGGGCCCCTACTACTGCGGAGTTGGCGCCAACAAAGTATTCGCTAGAGATCTCGTCGATTCACATTACCG ATGCTGCTTGTATGCCGGCTTACCCATCTCTGGCACGAACGCGGAGGTGATGCCGTCGCAGTGGGAGTTCCAGGTGGGCCCGTCGGTGGGCGTGAGCGCGGCCGACGACCTGTGGGTGGCGCGCTACATCCTGCACCGGCTTGCCGAGGAGTACGGCGTCATCGTCACCTTCGACCCCAAGCCTGTGCAAGACTGGAACGGCTCTGGAGCACACACCAACTTCTCTACTAAAAAGATGAGAGAAGAGAACGGCATTAT CGAAATCGAGAAGGCGATAGACAAGCTGTCCAAAGTACACATGAAGCACATCAAGGTGTACGACCCCCGCGGAGGAAAGGACAACGAGAGAAGGTTGACAGGCCTCCACGAAACCGCCAGTATTAACGACTTCAGCGCAG GCGTAGCCAGCCGCGGCAGCAGCATCCGGATACCGCGCCAGGTGGCGGAGGAGAAGAAGGGCTACCTGGAGGACCGGCGGCCAGCGTCCAACTGCGACCCCTACTCCGTCGTGGACGCGCTCATGCGCACCTGCATCCTCAACGAATAA